The following is a genomic window from Chryseobacterium ginsenosidimutans.
CTGTTCATCGGAAAGTCCGGAAACTTCATCAGCCATCCAATCCGTAAGCTTTATGAGTATTTTTTTTGCTTTTTCGCTGTCCGCATACCAGTAGGCATCACGCAAGCCTGAATAAATTTTGTGAATATTATATAAAGGAACCCAACGATCATTCAAACCGAAAGTTGCAGCCCGGATATTTCCATCAGCAATTTCTTTCCAGGCTTTTTTGCCATTCGGAACTCCTGACAGATAACCGTTTCCTGAAATATTCTGGCAACGTTCCAACTCATCAATCATATAATCAAGACGTTGTTTGACTTTTGGATCGCCTGTTGAAGCATACATCAATGCCAAAGCGGAAAGATAATGACCACCAATATGGCCATCCAATCCTGTATTTTCCCAATTGGGATAGTTTTCCTTTTTAGGTTTCAGCCCTGCTTCCTTGAGATAAGGAGCAAGAAGCCGGTCTGCATCCATCGAAAGGATATATTTTTCATCCGTCTGCATTGCTTTACTGAAAACACTTTCAGACAAATGAACCTTGCTGAGTGGGAAGTAGCTAACATTTTTCTTTACCTGTCCGAAAGACAATGTAGTAAAGCCTAAAAATAATATCAGCGATTTTTTATTCATTAATAAATGTTGTTTCTACATTTCTAAAATAAAGGAAAGTATTCAAATAGCAAACAAATTTCACCATAGAGTCATAAGTAATATTGAAAAAGCAGTTTTGAGTCATAATAAAGATCTTCAAAAACGTTTGGGTTATCATAAAAAACAAGAATAGACAAACCATAGAATATCAATTAAATAAATGTAATTTTATCATTATCAAAATGGATATCGTGTTTTGACAAAGACCATTGAAAATTTATGGGCAGACTTATCGTATTTTTAATAATATGCCGGGTGAATCTTTAATTAAAATGGTAAATAAAATTTTAACATAATTTTAACATTACATTCATATATAATTCACAGTAATTTCAGCAAATAAATCGCTTAAATGGTAAAAATAATTCCCAAAAACAGTATCCAGAACTAATAAACTCTCAAAAAAGAGTTAAAAGAGAAAAATAAAGTGTTACAGATACATTTATTTACTTTTCATATATAAAATCTACCTTAAAACATTTAACTTTGTATAAAATCATTTTTGATGGGAGAAAATTATAATTATCCTAAACATTTTGTCGCAGTAGACTGTATTATTTTCGGTTTTGATGGAGAAAATCTTAAAATTCTCTTGATTAAAAGAAATTTTGAACCCAATAAAGGAGATTGGTCATTGATGGGTGGATTTATTAATGAACAGGAAAGTTCTGATCAGGCGGCCGATCGTATCCTGAATATGCTTACAGGTCTGGAAAACATTTATCTTGAACAGTTAAATACCTATACCGCGGTTGACCGGGATCCCAGTGCCAGAATTATGTCGATATCGCATTATGCGTTGATTAACATTCAGGATTCTATTCAGATTAATGAGAAATACAGCGCTAAATGGTTTGATTTAAAAGATCACCCAGATTTGATTTTTGATCACAATGCAATGGTAAAAGATGCAGTGCTGAGGCTGAGAAGAAGAGCAACCACAAGACCGATTGGCTTTGAACTGCTGCCGGAAAAATTTACGATGAAAGATCTTCAGAATCTTTACGAAGCTATTTTTGATGAAAAATATGACAAGCGTAATTTCACCAGTAAAATAAACGCATTGGATGTTCTTGTAAATACCAATGAAAAAGATATGAGTTCGTCTAAAAAAGGGTCGTTTCTTTATACTTTTGACGAAAAAAAATACAATAAAAAAATCTCGGAAGGTTTTATGTTTAAAATTTAGAAAGACACTTAAAAACAAAAAAGGATGCCGTTCAGCATCCTTTTTTTATGAATTAAAATGATTGATTACCAAAATCTCACGTAAAGTGCAGTCAGTAAAAGAACCGTAATCACGATCATAACCAACGTTCTGGAATCTACTTTAAACATTTTTGAGTCAATGGCAAAAGCTTTCGGATTGACTTTCGGACCAGCTAAACTTATCATTACCATTACGGCAACCGTGATAAAGAATGACCAACCCATATTGATTAAAAACGGAATTTCTGTAATTGTATGAATCACACCGTTTTCCATTTTTTCATATGTAAAAGCTGTGTATAACCAAGTTTCTTTTCCGAAAATATCGACAGCAAAACTATTGAAGAAGATCGCCAGTAAAAAACCTAGTAAAACACCTACCAAAGCAGCAGTTCCTGTAGTTCTCTTCCAGAACATTCCTAAAAGAAACATTGCAAAAACCCCAGGACTGATAAATCCTGTGTATTTCTGAATAAATGTGAAACCACCTTCTCCTCCGAT
Proteins encoded in this region:
- a CDS encoding NUDIX hydrolase gives rise to the protein MGENYNYPKHFVAVDCIIFGFDGENLKILLIKRNFEPNKGDWSLMGGFINEQESSDQAADRILNMLTGLENIYLEQLNTYTAVDRDPSARIMSISHYALINIQDSIQINEKYSAKWFDLKDHPDLIFDHNAMVKDAVLRLRRRATTRPIGFELLPEKFTMKDLQNLYEAIFDEKYDKRNFTSKINALDVLVNTNEKDMSSSKKGSFLYTFDEKKYNKKISEGFMFKI